In the Octopus bimaculoides isolate UCB-OBI-ISO-001 chromosome 18, ASM119413v2, whole genome shotgun sequence genome, one interval contains:
- the LOC106876436 gene encoding uncharacterized protein LOC106876436: MVTDSTENNTQEIFTQGIGIQEACTQESNYWAFMIEYPLLQQSTLTGAWVRLFELSVVLTFGLIGNILVFIVMQRPVLRKQSFSRYLSLLAICDSLSLIIRAFFWINLLSTILKSEIIITFRTDFLCGFSEYFMTANHVICSWLLVCITCERIIVTAFPFSAAQFCTPKIANIVLVILVMSVCIALSYVFYFSQFACNVCGMVRQAQNIHFTIATTCVTVAPLFIIIFSNIGIIFALRCQSDIVSHRQQLNNRNRITKMLLVLSISFVILFLPNAMLVLLIQLRPDWQKSLSVALGPVNMLWDINYGINFYLYAITGKVVRKEVKAVFRRMKVKFPTSRRTSRLPSISSASTGMAASQTLSSIYRAVQ; this comes from the coding sequence ATGGTAACTGATTCTACTGAGAATAACACTCAAGAGATTTTCACCCAAGGGATCGGCATTCAAGAAGCATGTACCCAAGAAAGCAACTACTGGGCATTTATGATAGAATATCCGTTATTGCAGCAATCAACACTTACTGGTGCCTGGGTTAGGCTGTTCGAGTTATCAGTGGTATTAACATTTGGATTGATCGGCAATATTTTAGTGTTCATCGTCATGCAGAGACCAGTTTTACGTAAACAGTCATTCAGTCGCTACCTTAGCTTACTGGCGATATGTGATTCTTTATCTCTGATCATCCGGGCTTTCTTCTGGATCAATTTATTGTCCACCATTTTAAAAAGTGAAATCATTATAACATTCCGTACAGACTTCTTGTGTGGTTTTAGCGAATATTTCATGACTGCAAACCATGTGATATGTTCTTGGTTATTGGTGTGCATCACATGTGAACGTATCATCGTCACAGCATTTCCATTTAGTGCCGCACAATTCTGTACCCCCAAAATTGCGAATATTGTTTTGGTGATCTTGGTAATGAGTGTATGCATAGCTCTCTCTTATGTGTTCTACTTCAGCCAGTTCGCATGTAACGTATGTGGTATGGTTAGACAAgctcaaaatattcatttcaccATAGCTACAACGTGTGTCACTGTGGCTccgttatttataataattttttctaatatagGGATTATATTTGCCCTTCGCTGTCAATCAGATATTGTTTCTCATCGTCAACAACTGAACAACCGCAATCGAATCACCAAAATGTTACTCGTTTTATCAATTTcatttgtaattcttttcttGCCAAACGCCATGCTTGTCCTCCTAATACAACTCCGTCCAGACTGGCAAAAATCTTTGAGTGTAGCTCTGGGACCTGTCAATATGCTATGGGATATCAACTATGGTATTAACTTTTACCTTTATGCTATCACTGGTAAAGTTGTTAGGAAGGAAGTGAAAGCAGTTTTCCGTCGGATGAAAGTTAAATTTCCAACAAGCAGACGAACATCCAGACTGCCAAGTATCAGTAGTGCTTCGACTGGGATGGCAGCCAGTCAGACTCTAAGTTCTATTTACCGAGCAGTTCAATAG